One Tachyglossus aculeatus isolate mTacAcu1 chromosome 18, mTacAcu1.pri, whole genome shotgun sequence DNA segment encodes these proteins:
- the FIGNL1 gene encoding fidgetin-like protein 1 — protein sequence MQVPNSSPVHLSEWQKNYFAITSGTCTSEQKADALRAQILSIQYAWANAEISQVSASKLFRRYAEKYSAIIDSDNVETGLNNYAGNILTLARCQQADSDKWQSGLMINSVFKLNRVQEMMQAGREVRDSLMASADSSVVVGKEASAFGTRGLLKLVAGSGETDRHADWKPHIPEGPPSSACPPNGQLPRAKSRVGGLPLDERPGASFHATPLFGKINTASHSSSKVLSVCGPDPSFSDQPSLRAVHGNPGKRKIFYGLAPEPIEAVFDPAQSKSSSGVEAGSHGGESSLPGFKTAKEQLWVDQQKRPPKAQRGPGSVYGGGGGGGGGKKCLGAGRSRGPFGKFIPPVPRPDGGVANGGTQCSPHGTAPAEPAHPLDERLKGLEQKMIELVMNEIMDHGPPVNWDDIAGVEFAKATIKEIVVWPMLRPDIFTGLRGPPKGILLFGPPGTGKTLIGKCIASQSGATFFSISASSLTSKWVGEGEKMVRALFTVARCQQPAVIFIDEIDSLLSQRGDGEHESSRRIKTEFLVQLDGAATSSEDRILVVGATNRPQEIDEAARRRLVKRLYIPLPAAAARKQIVMSLMSKEHCSLSEEQIDSVVGQSEGFSGADMTQLCREASLGPIRCLRAADIATITTDQVRPIAYIDFESALRTVRPSVSPQDLELYEKWNRTFGFGK from the coding sequence ATGCAGGTCCCTAACAGTAGCCCTGTGCACCTGAGCGAATGGCAGAAGAATTACTTTGCAATTACCTCTGGCACCTGTACATCAGAACAGAAGGCAGACGCGCTCCGTGCACAGATTTTAAGCATTCAGTATGCATGGGCAAACGCTGAGATTTCCCAGGTCTCTGCCTCCAAACTGTTCAGACGCTATGCGGAGAAATACTCTGCAATCATTGACTCCGACAACGTAGAAACCGGCCTGAATAACTATGCCGGAAATATTTTGACTCTGGCAAGGTGTCAGCAGGCCGACAGTGACAAGTGGCAATCTGGCTTAATGATAAATAGTGTTTTCAAATTGAATCGTGTGCAGGAGATGATGCAGGCCGGCAGAGAAGTCAGAGACTCTCTGATGGCCTCAGCGGATTCTTCCGTGGTGGTCGGCAAGGAGGCCAGTGCCTTTGGAACTCGAGGCCTTCTTAAGCTCGTGGCCGGTTCTGGAGAGACTGACAGGCACGCAGACTGGAAACCACATATCCCGGAGGGCCCCCCCTCCTCGGCCTGCCCTCCGAACGGCCAGCTGCCCAGAGCGAAGAGCCGTGTGGGTGGCCTCCCCCTCGATGAACGGCCCGGTGCTAGTTTTCATGCCACTCCGTTGTTTGGGAAAATCAACACGGCAAGCCATAGCTCTTCGAAAGTTCTTAGTGTCTGTGGTCCAGACCCAAGCTTCTctgatcagccttctctccgcgCAGTCCATGGCAACCCGGGGAAACGGAAGATTTTCTACGGTTTGGCTCCCGAGCCCATTGAAGCGGTTTTCGACCCCGCCCAGAGTAAGTCTTCTAGCGGTGTGGAAGCTGGCAGCCATGGGGGCGAGAGCAGCCTACCCGGCTTTAAAACGGCCAAAGAGCAACTGTGGGTGGATCAGCAGAAGAGACCCCCCAAAGCCCAGAGAGGGCCGGGTTCTGTGtatggaggcggaggaggagggggaggaggaaagaaatgtCTGGGGGCTGGAAGATCCCGGGGACCATTTGGCAAGTTTATCCCCCCCGTGCCAAGGCCGGATGGCGGTGTCGCAAATGGAGGGACGCAGTGCAGTCCTCATGGAACGGCGCCCGCGGAGCCAGCCCACCCCCTGGATGAGCGCCTGAAAGGTTTAGAACAGAAGATGATCGAGCTCGTTATGAATGAGATCATGGACCACGGGCCCCCGGTGAACTGGGACGACATCGCCGGAGTGGAATTTGCCAAGGCGACCATAAAAGAGATTGTGGTTTGGCCTATGCTGAGGCCGGACATCTTCACGGGCCTACGGGGTCCCCCCAAGGGGATCCTGCTCTTTGGCCCTCCGGGCACGGGTAAGACCCTGATCGGCAAGTGCATCGCGAGCCAGTCCGGGGCCACGTTCTTTAGCATCAGCGCATCATCCCTGACTTCCAAGTGGGTCGGGGAGGGCGAGAAAATGGTGCGGGCCCTGTTTACCGTGGCCAGGTGCCAGCAGCCAGCCGTGATCTTCATCGATGAAATCGACTCCCTGCTGTCTCAGCGGGGTGATGGGGAACACGAGTCGTCCAGGAGGATCAAGACGGAATTCTTAGTACAGCTGGACGGGGCCGCCACCTCCTCCGAAGACCGCATTCTGGTCGTGGGGGCCACCAACCGGCCGCAAGAAATCGATGAGGCGGCCCGGAGGAGGCTGGTCAAGAGACTGTACATCCCGTTGCCGGCAGCTGCAGCCAGGAAGCAGATCGTGATGAGTCTGATGTCCAAGGAGCACTGCAGCCTCAGTGAGGAGCAAATCGATTCGGTGGTCGGTCAGTCCGAGGGGTTCTCGGGAGCAGACATGACGCAGCTTTGCCGCGAAGCTTCTCTCGGCCCCATCCGTTGCCTGCGGGCGGCGGACATCGCCACCATCACAACGGACCAAGTCCGGCCCATAGCCTATATCGATTTTGAAAGCGCTCTCAGGACGGTGCGGCCCAGCGTGTCCCCACAAGATCTGGAACTCTACGAGAAATGGAACCGGACCTTCGGCTTTGGAAAGTAA